In Chaetodon trifascialis isolate fChaTrf1 chromosome 8, fChaTrf1.hap1, whole genome shotgun sequence, the DNA window TAACGCGAGGTAACTTAACCACGACGTTTATAGTTGCCGGTTAACTGGCTAATTTAGTTAGCCAAACTGGGGTAACGTTAGTGGCACCGGTGTGTTAATAGCTAGAGCAACGTGTACCTTTAAGTTCTGTTTCTCGCCGCCGTTAATTAAGTTAATGTTATGAAGAGGTTAGTCAGTTAGTTGGTTAGTCTTAACCAACTAAATTTAACCTCACGAGGGCTCAGGTGTtctgttattattatgttacgtgtattgacattttgaaaaatctcattacatttaaataatgcaatgtttctcaattccggtcctcgggccccactgccctgcatgttttagatgtttccctcctccaccacacctgattcaaatgatcggctcatcatcaagctctgcagtggcctgataacgagccactcatttgaaacactgaaataatgtCTCCACGTCCTCCACGTGAAGTCAAGATTAAGGAACGGTGAATGGCAGCACAGGTGTCAGtgtagctaacagctaacgtcACCGCTGTCATTGCCAGTCTGTTAATAGATGTTTCATTGAGCTTAAATGAGTTCAAGGGCGTAGGTTTGGTTTCAACATTGGGGGGGGCACGGTTTAAGAGGGGCATATATCGGTTTTCCAACCCAGTTTAGATGAAACCACGCCCATTTCCGCCTTAAGGGCTGCGTTCCCACGAAACCACCCTCATGATGGCTGCTCTGCCAGGCTGCTGGGCGGTGAAGCTGTAGTCCCTCTCCTCCCTGGTCTTCTATCTAAACAAACTGTGCCATGCCCCTGCTGAAATCAGATAATGTTGTCTTGACTATTACGGCTCACTGGTGAATTTTATGCACCAGTATATGATGGAAATGTCAATAtgtgaaggaaaacacaaaattcaGACGCCATTCAAAATTTAATGGACTATAATCCAGTAAGGCTCTTAGTCATTCTACATTGCTTCCAAATATTTGTTCTGtagatcagtgtttctcacctaCTGCTATCCCTGCTGAGTCAACACATGTAGGCATGATTTGCTCTACCATcctcttttttgtgtttattttctggtGAAGTAACCTCTCTAAGTTAACCTCTGCATGTGGCACCTATTCACATCAGTAATAAATACattctttttaattcatttataaaCCTGGACTTTAATAACTTAGATGTGTTTCAGCAAGACTTCTGCTCATGTTGAAAATGCAGCTGTTATAAATATTGAAGGGGACAGGATTATGTGTTCACGTTTGTTTGTAGAACATGCGTGATGCCTCAACCATCAAGAATTTCAGTCACCATGTCAATTGTCATGACGTGTACTAATCACTGAATGTATCTTCTCCAACAGCTTCAGATGTGGGCATTTGTACTGGTGCACTGTTCCTGAAGTTGAAGTTAGAAGACAGAGCAAAGAAAGTGCCAAGCCGTGTGGGTTGGCAGCTGCTCTGCAACATGTCCAAGAGCAAGAGCTCTGAATCGGTCAAGGTGGTGGTCCGTTGTCGCCCTATGAATGAAAAAGAGTGGGCAGCCAAGTTTGAAAGGGTAGTTTCTGTCGATGTCAAATTGGGCCAAATTATTGTCAGGAACCCCAGGGAAGCTTCGGCCAGTGAACTCCCCAAAGTCTTCACCTTTGATTCAGTCTACGACTGGAACTCCAAACAAATAGATCTGTATGATGAAACCTTCAGACCCCTGGTGGATTCAGTTCTTCTTGGGTTCAATGGGACTATTTTTGCCTATGGGCAGACGGGTACGGGGAAAACATACACTATGGAGGGGGTGAGAAATGATccagagagaagaggagtgaTCCCTAATTCCTTTGAGCATATTTTCACTCACATTTCACGGTCTCAGAATCAGCAGTACCTGGTGAGAGCATCATATCTGGAGATTTACCAAGAGGAGATCAGAGACTTGCTCTCCAAGGACCAGTCTCGTCGCCTGGAGCTCAGGGAGAGGCCTGACACGGGTGTGTACGTTAAAGACCTTTCATCATTTGTCACCAAGAGTGTGCGGGAGATCGAACATGTCATGAATGTGGGCAACCAGAATCGTTCAGTGGGTGCCActaacatgaatgaacacagctCCCGTTCCCACGCCATCTTTGTCATCACCGTGGAGTGCAGTGAGTTGGGTGTGGACGGGGAGAACCATATCAGGGTTGGCAAACTGAACCTGGTAGATTTAGCCGGTAGTGAAAGGCAGGCTAAGACTGGTGCTCAGGGGGAGAGGCTTAAAGAAGCCACAAAGATCAATCTGTCACTTTCTGCTCTGGGGAATGTCATATCAGCTCTGGTGGATGGCAGGAGCAGCCACATCCCCTACAGAGATTCAAAACTCACCCGTCTCCTGCAGGACTCTCTCGGGGGCAATGCCCGCACTGTCATGGTTGCCAACATTGGCCCAGCATCTTACAATGTAGAGGAGACCCTGACAACACTCCGCTACTCCAACAGGGCAAAGAACATCAAGAATAAACCACACATCAATGAGGACCCCAAGGATGCCCTGCTTAGGGAGTTTCAGGAGGAGATTGCAAGGCTGAAGGCACAGCTGCAAAAGCGCtcaggaaagaagaaaaggaggaggcagaggaagcgGGTCGGAGAAGGCAGTGATAGTGAGGATCtggaagaaggagagacagaagacgatgatgacgatgggGACGACAAAGGGGATTACTGGCGGGAACAGCAGGAGAAgttggagagggagagaaaggctATCATGGAGGATCACAGTCTGGTGGCTGAGGAGAAAGTTCGTCTGcttaaagagaaagagaagaaaatggaagatttgaagaaggagagggaggctgGAGAGATGCTTGCAGCCAAAGTGAAGGTAAGAACCTGTTGATAGACTGGGTGTGTTTCTGTACACCCAGTGTGTATTGGATTGATCTGACTTGAAGAGAAGGTGTGGTAAAGATTCAAATGTCACTTATTCTTTGATTGTATTCAACAAATGACTTGTCGGCCctcaaatgcaaacacaagctAATGGACTTTCTCATAAGTCAATAGACCGTGTTGTTTTGGACAAATTCTTGATTGCAACTGTCTCCCCCATGTGACTTGAAGTGGtttgatcctttttttcttttataccCAGGCAATGGAGAGCAAGCTCCTAGTCGGGGGGAAGAATATTGTGGATCACACAAATGAGCAACAGAGAATGCTGGAGcaaaagaggcaggaaatcactgAACAGGTATATCAAGCATCCAGTCAACAAAAATGTGATCACATGTCCTAGATGCTTTGACGGGACGTGTTCAGGcgtgttttattttactgtagtTCAAAACCAGGGCCACTTTAAACCAGTGCAGCACACAGCCACCAGTTGTATTAACGGTGCAATAAGTAAGCAGTCATTAAATGAGATTcatgagaaatgaaaaggagATAAAGGGACACGATAGGACATATGGAAGACAAAATATACAGCCACTGCAACCTGTGGAGAGAGAGTGGGGAGGGGGGCATAGAGCAGGGCGTCCAGCAGTTAAGAATGTAGGAAGTACAGGTGGAGATGGCTCAGCTGAAATTCATGTTTATCACAAGCCAAACCACAACTTTCTGCCATCTGTTCACTTTTCCAGTCATACTGAGgacatgatttttttctctgagcCTGTCTGATGTAACTCAGATTTCCACAGATTAAGGTTaattcacatttcttttctccAACACAACCTTCCTTGTGGCTTGAGTAAATCCAATCTGTGCTTTTTTGTACATGCTCTCTTGTTTGATGAAGTGCATCACATCTGCACCTGAAAAATTGGCCCCACAGTTACTTCTCTactcacacattttaatgttCCCTGACAAAACCTCATCATAATAGTAAGAAATAATGCATATTTTATCATATATAGGCATTTCACCCCccaatgtgaaaatgaataGGTAATTTCACCACCAGATTGTAAGGGTTTCTCAAGAAACTACACAGCAAGTTTGAGATTGTGAGTGAAAGCATGAGCCATGACTAActttttgaatattttcatcATTGGTACATGTGTTCTGGAGCCTTTCACAGTAAACCCCAGCCAGTCTTTATCAGTTGCTAAATTGGCTACAAGATTAGATTAAATGAATAACAACTATCCaagcatttttcttcttgttagTAGTCATTTTACATCCCTTGTGCATCTGGAGTCATCAAGTTCATTGTTGCACATTCTCCACAGTCCCTCACTTTGCATTGTGGTCCTTGTTGTCTCGTAGAAGGGCATTTTTTGTGGTAAATAACGTTATTCTGTACACTGCCTTTCAATTATTGACATCTGTGTAGCCTCATTACACACAGTTACTGTGGTTTAAATTTATCAATGTATGCTCTTGCGTGTGTGCTTCCAGAAACGGCGAGAGcgggagatgcagcagcaggtggagagtCGTGATGAAGAGACTCTGGAGCTGAAGGAGACTtacagctctctgcagcaggagGTCGACATCAAAACCAAGAAGCTGAAAAAGGTAGTGGCTGCTTTAAATAATGGATGCCCCTCCTCTCTATCCACACTGGCACAAGTCATTGCATGCGTTTCCAGTCCTGGCTCCTGTTATCAATGGATATATCCTGCAGACATAAAAATACACTGCTAGCTGCTTGTATGTGTTCCTTTGTGATAGAATAGGTACAGCATGACTATTTACTTTTGAAGGCTGATGTTCAGTACTTGTGAGGACCATGTATCTGGTGACAAAGTGCCTCGCAAGCACTGTTGTGTTAGTTACTGAAAATAGTAATTAGTTACAGTTACTAGTTACCTCTTTAAAAGTAACTAAATGACTTTACTGATTGCTTCCACCAAAAAGTCATGCGTTACTGTGATAAGTAACTTCGTAGttgatttttaaatgtctgcttTGAAATGCACGTGGTTTCTTTTGAGCACTTTTGTCAGTGTCATTCGTagactctctctctgtgtgtaggTGGTGACAGAGGCTAGTGGTGTTTCAGTGGTGTGTTGTGGGGACTGCAGCACCAGACTTTCAATATCTAAATCACAACCATATGACATAAGTAGTCCCTTTTTTTAGGTGTCACGTTCACTGTCGtccatatttgtttatttcctgcttGCATCTCTTCCTGGTGGAAGAAAACAAACCGATTAGCTAAGCACTGTACAGCACAAGTATTAAtacatgtgtgttttaaagtttaCAAGCACACTGCTGCATAGTTTTAGCCAACTACAAATGTACATAGAGTTTAGAAGTTGCTGTGAGATCTGTTTTGCCACTTATCTAAGTACAGCATTCAGGAATAATCAATTTACAGTGATGTTGTGTTTAATTTGCGTCTGTCTGGTACACCAACAAACCcttatttcagtgaaaaatgttaatttttgAAACAGTTAATCTTTTGTTCTCACAATCATCTCCCACTAAAATAGCACAGCTAACCAATGGAGGCTGCTAGGGAGATGAGGCGACAAGTCCGTGAAGTTTGTACAGAAATAAAGTTTGTCTTTATAGATTTACAAGAAGGCTTATGACACCTTTTTTTgagtaatgtgtttttacagaggTATAAGGAATTGTTAATGTCTTATTTCTTAAAGGGACTTTGGCATATTTCCCCCTGAAAGTGCAGAGAGCTTCTGCTTAAATattgtatgtatattttttaacattttgtcacCACCACAGACACACTAGGTAACTGCCAAAGTATTAGATTGTCTGACATTCATTGACTACAGATAATCATGGTTTACAGTGAAGTAGTGCCTGTTGGTGTTGATATCTGACGGTGGCTGATCATCTAATTATGAGCTGAATTGTACTCAGTGTCTAACAGCATGATTGTCCTTTGTGCACAAATTTTTAAACTACTTTCCTAAACATGATGTACTCGATGGTGTCTGAGGAAACCTGGAAGCTCAGCATTCCTGTTCTCCCTTTTATAAGCACATTAACAAAAATTGTCAATATTTGTCTGTATAGCatgacctctgctgtctgtcagctgctgtgtgtctgcagtgtatctagagaagagaagagacaagTAGTCTTGCCTTGAGATGTTTCTCATCAGcgtgtttaatgtttaaagtCTAAAAAGTTTTGTAAGTAAGTAATGTTTTGACTGTTCTTATGCTCTGCAACTCGAATGCTAATACTTGCATGGGTGTTGAAGCTTGTGGGATTAATCTTGATCATCCTTAGCTCATGTATAGACTTAATTCAtcaaaatataacaataacaatgtAATGAgttgttcatgtttttaaaaaatcagaCAGCATTTTGTGGAAAGTCAAATATTCAGGTTACagtttgcttttaatgttcCAAAATGCGCTTTCATGCAGGTTTCTAGTTTTACCCATTAGTGAAGTGGTCACATCTCTTGTCATCAGCTGTGTTTCACAGCTGTGATTTGGAGGTCTTCTTCAGTGTTGAATTTCATTACATTCCACTACAATAGACTGTGTCTTTCTGCTGtcatgatgaaggtgatgagaGCATTTCAATTTCAGTAATTGTAATTACAATATTTAATTGTTCCTTGCTACCGCCAAAAATAGTGGAATTACAGAAACGTATAACTTTATATTAAGTAGGTCAGGTACATTTTCAAATCAGGTAAGAATACACCATTGCATGGTTGCCCTGCTTGGATAGTCCATTGTTCCTCATGACAGTCAAGTGTCAAGCCAAAATCGACACTTATATTCTAAAAGTCCTTCATTGTAACCCtggtttcctctcctctgtcctctagCTGTTTGCCAAGCTGCAGGCAGTGAAGGCAGAAATCCATGACATCCAGGAGGCACACATCAACAACCGCCAGGAGCTGGAACAGACCCAGAACGAGCTCACCAGGGACCTCAAACTCAAGTATTGAGCCTGCATATCATACCGTTGGCCTGGCATGAAGACATTGATCAGTATTATATGTAATATGACAGCCATCTGCCCTGCAGAGGAGGGGACATATACTGTAACCATGTCATGTGATTTC includes these proteins:
- the kif3b gene encoding kinesin-like protein KIF3B, translating into MSKSKSSESVKVVVRCRPMNEKEWAAKFERVVSVDVKLGQIIVRNPREASASELPKVFTFDSVYDWNSKQIDLYDETFRPLVDSVLLGFNGTIFAYGQTGTGKTYTMEGVRNDPERRGVIPNSFEHIFTHISRSQNQQYLVRASYLEIYQEEIRDLLSKDQSRRLELRERPDTGVYVKDLSSFVTKSVREIEHVMNVGNQNRSVGATNMNEHSSRSHAIFVITVECSELGVDGENHIRVGKLNLVDLAGSERQAKTGAQGERLKEATKINLSLSALGNVISALVDGRSSHIPYRDSKLTRLLQDSLGGNARTVMVANIGPASYNVEETLTTLRYSNRAKNIKNKPHINEDPKDALLREFQEEIARLKAQLQKRSGKKKRRRQRKRVGEGSDSEDLEEGETEDDDDDGDDKGDYWREQQEKLERERKAIMEDHSLVAEEKVRLLKEKEKKMEDLKKEREAGEMLAAKVKAMESKLLVGGKNIVDHTNEQQRMLEQKRQEITEQKRREREMQQQVESRDEETLELKETYSSLQQEVDIKTKKLKKLFAKLQAVKAEIHDIQEAHINNRQELEQTQNELTRDLKLKHLIIENFIPLEEKNKIVNRAYFDEEDEYWKMKPITRIEDDQQMMTRPLSAVGYRRPLSHHARISMMMRPDMRYKAENIMMLDMDMPARTTKEYQEPVIAPKVAAALEDALRDEDEIQVDASSFHSNLGPIPPAGTSGSLKKPKSGRPRTGKKSSTPTSPFSPSSPGSPLYPQSRGLVPK